Proteins from one Legionella taurinensis genomic window:
- a CDS encoding substrate-binding periplasmic protein, translating into MKLYFSFLLMLAIAFSSGCEQQENGDELHFSTSAEYPPFEYLDHGELKGFDIDLARLIAKEMGKKAVFDNMQFSTVLPAVTSGQDDAAIATITITDDRQKNVDFSTPYYFEGMAAVYPDSQPITQASQLAGKKIAVQLGSVMEIWVRQAFPQAQITALDNNNQAVEALIAGHVDVVLMDGVQGRVFSQKNPGLSYRLVGQAKQGYGIAVKKGSPLTTQINQALKRLADKGAIQKLKAHWFKESL; encoded by the coding sequence ATGAAGTTGTATTTTTCTTTTCTTTTAATGCTTGCAATTGCCTTTTCCTCTGGCTGCGAACAGCAAGAAAATGGCGATGAGCTGCATTTTTCCACCTCTGCCGAATATCCACCTTTTGAATATTTGGATCATGGCGAACTCAAAGGATTTGACATTGATTTAGCCAGACTGATCGCGAAAGAAATGGGGAAAAAGGCGGTTTTTGACAACATGCAATTCAGCACGGTGCTGCCAGCAGTCACCTCCGGTCAGGATGATGCCGCCATTGCTACCATTACCATCACCGATGATCGCCAGAAAAATGTTGACTTTTCGACCCCCTATTATTTTGAGGGCATGGCAGCGGTTTATCCTGACAGTCAGCCGATAACCCAAGCGTCTCAGTTGGCTGGCAAAAAAATCGCGGTGCAACTGGGTTCCGTCATGGAAATCTGGGTAAGGCAGGCTTTTCCTCAAGCCCAGATTACCGCCCTGGATAACAACAATCAGGCGGTTGAAGCCTTGATTGCCGGCCATGTCGACGTGGTGCTCATGGATGGCGTGCAGGGGCGGGTGTTCAGCCAAAAGAATCCAGGCTTATCCTACCGCCTTGTTGGCCAGGCAAAACAGGGTTATGGCATTGCTGTAAAGAAAGGCTCCCCCTTGACGACGCAAATTAATCAGGCGCTCAAACGCTTAGCGGACAAAGGCGCGATTCAAAAACTGAAAGCACACTGGTTTAAGGAGTCGCTATGA
- a CDS encoding amino acid ABC transporter permease, which produces MNELSQNVGFVGQGITLTLQLLAGGITLGLVLGSVWAICRYYNLASWGINRLISILRGTPLILQLSLIYFSAPALTGVRPGILAAGILAFGLNSSAYFAEILRAGIENLPKGQFEAAATLKIPTFYLWKDIILPQVIRAIFPAIINEIIALLKETALISTIGGMDLMRNAQSLAAQQFTYFMPLCIAGCYYYSLVLFIEWLGKTIEKRGVYDTNH; this is translated from the coding sequence ATGAACGAATTGAGCCAGAATGTAGGGTTTGTGGGACAGGGCATTACCCTCACCCTGCAACTGCTCGCTGGAGGGATTACTCTCGGCCTGGTGCTGGGAAGTGTGTGGGCTATCTGCCGCTATTACAACCTCGCCAGTTGGGGCATTAACCGACTGATTTCGATTCTGCGAGGCACACCGCTGATTTTACAGTTAAGTCTGATTTATTTCTCGGCGCCGGCGTTAACTGGAGTAAGACCCGGCATTTTGGCAGCAGGCATTCTTGCCTTCGGGCTTAACAGTTCCGCCTATTTTGCGGAAATCCTGCGCGCCGGGATTGAGAATTTACCGAAAGGACAGTTTGAAGCCGCAGCCACGCTTAAAATTCCCACGTTTTACCTGTGGAAAGACATTATTTTACCCCAGGTGATCCGGGCGATTTTTCCAGCGATCATCAATGAAATCATTGCCCTGCTGAAAGAAACCGCCCTGATCTCAACCATCGGCGGCATGGATTTAATGCGTAACGCCCAATCGCTGGCAGCTCAGCAATTTACTTATTTCATGCCCTTGTGCATTGCCGGTTGCTACTACTATAGCCTGGTCCTGTTCATTGAATGGCTTGGCAAAACGATTGAAAAACGAGGTGTCTATGATACAAATCACTAA
- a CDS encoding amino acid ABC transporter ATP-binding protein, giving the protein MIQITNACKQFGKTVVLNQINLTIAANSVVGLAGPSGSGKSTLLRCIQQLEKLDCGRIELAGKSGFMFQDFQLFPHMTVLDNLVYAPSLHEKGTDHEGRALELLAVLGLESKAHAFPQQLSGGQKQRVALARSLMMKPDLLLCDEPTSGLDRGSMNDVAALLNQVKGMNVTMVIASHDLPFLTGIAERVVVINQGNLIADLTTADLTDPIAALQTYY; this is encoded by the coding sequence ATGATACAAATCACTAATGCCTGCAAACAATTCGGCAAAACCGTCGTCTTGAATCAAATCAATTTAACCATTGCCGCCAACAGCGTTGTCGGCCTTGCCGGTCCCTCCGGTAGCGGTAAATCGACCTTGCTGCGTTGTATACAGCAACTTGAAAAACTCGACTGCGGCCGGATTGAATTAGCGGGTAAAAGCGGATTTATGTTTCAGGATTTTCAACTGTTTCCGCACATGACGGTTCTTGATAATCTGGTCTATGCGCCAAGCCTTCATGAGAAAGGTACCGATCACGAAGGCCGCGCATTGGAACTACTGGCGGTATTAGGGCTTGAATCAAAAGCCCACGCTTTTCCGCAGCAATTGTCCGGCGGACAAAAGCAGCGTGTGGCCCTGGCGAGAAGCCTGATGATGAAACCGGATCTGCTGCTTTGCGACGAGCCAACGTCGGGTTTGGACAGAGGCAGCATGAATGATGTCGCCGCCTTGCTGAATCAGGTGAAAGGCATGAACGTCACCATGGTGATTGCCTCCCATGATTTACCTTTCTTAACCGGCATCGCCGAACGCGTGGTGGTCATTAACCAGGGCAATCTGATTGCGGATTTAACTACCGCTGACTTAACCGACCCGATAGCCGCCCTGCAAACGTATTACTAG